The genome window acggcttttaataagtattagtattaaactaataataaagattaaggaggaattattaattaagtaagaaaaaaagatcgttaaaaaagaagtaaaggctaagaaaaaagttaaaaaggataaaaacgataggaaaaataagattataatagtttaataagaaaataaagtttataataataaataacttagtatactataaaaataaaaacgagtattctcgttaataaatagtttagagtaaactataattatatttataattcctttttatccttagtatcgctcgtaattacgaagctatttaattgtcacgaaagggaacttgaggcaggtcggaacgctgcTGTATTGACCTAATTGACTGAAGACTTAACgtgaagagggaaaaaacagAACAGTGGGCAGAAGCTGGCGAGCTGGCCCTTTGGGCCCAGCGGTCCAGCTCGTCACGTGACCACTGGGAGCTCAGCCTCGCAGCCTGAGGCTGAGCCACGGGGCCCACAGGGGCCCTGATGCCCACTGCCGTGACATAATACTCTAAGATTAATTCTAAAGTCTTCTAATCTCTACTTAACTTACATAATACCgccctatagtttactaagtaaagtaacttctagttagagcttattacgtatatattattttaaacgaatacgaaaatattaatatgctttaaaataaagataattagccttactaaacttcgtacttttagttaatatagttagggagcccttaataattaaggtataaatctataaagtagcttaaaaaagatatgcgtttagattattactattctaaatagcgtttaatagttattaaacttagttttagttaattagctatataaagtcttatatagttcgtaacgtaagttaataatatagttactatagctaactaaaaataacgtaagggcgacctttttaataacgaatttaataagagttctaaatttatacaaagttaataaaattagaacgaattagtggtatatacgtaaatagaagtataatttagttagAGTGTATATCTATATAGAATAGCCTttagaacttaagtagttagaaatatttttataaacgtaagtatatttatatatattaagatatatattacttacccgttaatatactaatctattttaataaaaacgattttactaactcttaatcttaatattataaatacttttactaaagatttagtaattatagaatataattagattttttactattaaacggtattataaaaagtagtaataaatactaaacatAAGAACAGTTTCTTTTCCTCGGtctaaacgaactcgtaatagcataaatccctattattaaataacggtaaattattatataagtatattctaGGACGTATAGGTAGaaacccttatataaaactatataataaactacgaataagtattaatattagcatagattttaaatctaaatagtaaaagcttattatacgtatttaaagactaaatataatttagtttaggagttataaaccttttataatagtactttattttacttaaccgattttaaacttattataaaaagggtttgtaatatataaggtatagtttattttagctaataatataagcttattagcgaacttatatataaaaatactttttactataccCTTTAGTACGGTGAGTaacctttagtatattaaaaaagaacttttttaattattattatataattgcgAGCTATTCTAATATTTATtgttactaaagctaattctATTAACAAAGTGTTAATAATtctatagctataattataaatcttttagactagagttaaaaaaggatatttttattatttaagtgtTATTAGAAGAATAATTCTTAGATACGAATTAATAGATCTTTAGAAAAgaccgtacgctcttttcgttataagttctattttataagttaacgtttaaaagttcgctttataattctagtattaaaaactatgaaaatatatataataattatattataggtctaattactctttaactttataataattatcgttcaatatagtaaaagattaatatGCGGTCgtgctattttaaaaaagtagtaatatataaaataagaaattaaaaaagaaattttaaataaggggtaaatatttatatataattatagcaatatataggggtatccttttacttactaagtcttataagtatatatataaaaatatagacgcttatagggatttataacactaaaaaggatagaaaagtatataataataatatataataaataaaagttttataattttattagaaacgttaaactttagggggagcctttatataattagttatagcttcttacgggctaaactaagcgtatatactctagcttatagctagtaagtaccctACGACTCTATAAGGGccttattacctaggtattaagcctaaccgtactatatcttaatatatacttatataaactcctatactatactatataaaaatatcgaattaattactctttacttagagtctatataagttaataacgctccttataatcctatatattattatatataccctcttcGTTATTTTTaacctacttagctacttatttaagggcttttattattatatagaggtatatagcgGGGATAGTACCTAAAAACTTAAGTAGAGCGCCGATACGGACTTTACTATAgcccttatagttataactacgcttaacgaccttagtaagtatattataagctaatataaaccgttagtaaactataaatagatataaggtagtataaagtaacgtataagtaataacgggAGGCGTAACGAgcgtatactcgtatatagtaaatatataattataattagagtaaCCCTTACCTATAAAAGcaacgtaattagtaaaaatgcttttattagccttataACGGGCGTACGACTTAGTATTAGTCTTAGCGTTACTATATACAGTtatctaaataatattaataacctaagtacgagttatagtaatatccgggggtatataacggctatttttagtaatcttagggttaagcttaatttaacgcTAAGATTAGATTATAcgggttaatatagtaatattagatagtatagggtaatatatactaatttatataatactaaggttataaatctaataaaaagtctttaaaagggaagataaagagcctataaataacgtaagaatccgtataataaggaagctattatatagaggtatacgtattagtaaggaggtaagaggttattttataaaatataaagtcgttagggtattatataggttagtatatggggaccgttaggagctatatacccttaatataggccggaacgctatattaagtacttattatctagcacgtatagctttaacgaggtaatgcgggatattcttataaagaatataaaaagtgaatattcatatagaagcaagaatatatgaatataggggaaataagcgtatataaaagaggtttttatagtaaagagagtaatatagttaaattactatatgagaagttgcttgcttaacgaaaggtctaggtaggcaaatacacgcctatatataggcataaaaacctcctactagaatattccattgcttattaattatgatataattaataagcgtatacgtaagtgaatgcgtaatcgtagtacgtaattccgcctcgagtaaattccagattattcagttaccttccagtactttccattgctcacgtaagcttatataagcagtattgcttacataatcaatacctataataatctacagaaatcgtagattaatatggtatatagtttgcttacgtaatattgataataaggcgaataataaggtaaacaaagttaccttcgtaacatattataagtattatatagcgtacgcgattattaaaaaagggagtgtcctatataaaattattagtatatatacgtaaatagttaatattaaaaaaaaaaagtaaataaaaagaattaaattataaataagtatatatacgtaattatatttataattacgcataTATTAGCTGaagaaaaagtataattactaattagtaaaaattgtACTAGTAATTGCGtataaaattacctaattatacttaattaatatttttaattagtaaattgcgaatattatacttataattacgtatataattgggtaatagtaataaaagtaaagtaaaaaagggtataaagtgtaataaggcaaaatataattactaataagtaactataagGGCGTAGGCGGattatttactttacttaaggaatattaggttagttaagaggaaagggaaattaattaataatagaaattagtaaggagAATATGCCCCCTAGCTACCCTACTTTTGCTAAGCGGCATAACcgcccttatataactactactacctatagttataagtaattctttataataatatacgggatttattataatatttatttatatatataagaaagtcgcgctattaatgcctaaaatttacggtagccgtaggtctattagaaagaacggttttggcggagtgcctcttgcagtctgccgtagtACCTCTCTAGAACCCATGGGGCGTGTGGCCCAGGGCTCGTCCCGTTCCCCCCCAGGTTGGGGTTGGAGTGGAGGACGGGGGAACTCCACTTGCCTAAAACGGCCGCTGGGGCACAGGAAAACGAATCCTCATCGGCCAATGATGAGAGGCCGCCGAGAGATGGACCCAAAGTAGACCAGAGGTTGCGGCAACGTAGTACGGTAGAGGGACACGGAGAATGGTGCCTAGACAGACCTAGGTAGGCCtttgctctctctctctctgtctaTTCTGCTTCTGGCTGGCCCGCTGTTGGAGCGACTGCGTTGCGAAAAGCGTTGACTTGGCCTGGCTGCTTGCCTTGGTCGATCCATCGGTCGGCCGGTGGTAAGTGGGCGTGGGCTCCGGGCGTCCGAGCTTGTGAAATGTACATCCCACTGCCTTGGGAACTCGTTCGTCGTCTAAATGGTTTCTAGACCACGGGCCGTCGTCCGCGGAAGAGGGTCGGACGGGGGTCTTCCAACCACAAACAGCACACACGCAGGGAGAATGTTGAGGGAACTAGTTTTCGAGCTTCCTACCTAGCATTGgtaggagagagagagctggGTGAGGGTGGTGTGCTTTTTGCCATCGGGGTTGCTGTCGACCACACATTACGTGCTGAGTACTCCCTCCAGGGGGGCGTAGGACAGACATACTTGTGCCTCGCCCAATGTGAGGTACCTCACATGAAAACCTGAAGAAACGTGGGGTCAGCAAAACCTCGGTGCGAAGAATCAGCTCTGGAATCCGTGGTAATCTTTTATCCCCGTCCTCCATGGCGACCAACGGCACGCACAACATTCCCCCGGAGCCCTGTTGCCCTTCCAGTGAATCCAGTCAAGCAAACAAAAGCGCGCAAGCCACCGAGGCTTGCTGCTTTCTCATCAGTGTGTGTTCGGCTCTACCTCAGGTATCATCCCGCCGGACACGCCACTAATGTTCGCCACAGTAGGCATGCAGAGAGCAAAAATTCCGTTTTCAACCCTTGTCAGATGTAAATTGTTCCAACTATTTTGGTTTCCTTGATTTTGTTGCTGCGCCTCGATCGTGTACCTATTTGCTAATGCCAATCTGTTTCTTGTAAAGAAAAGCAAAAGACGCGCATCAAAAGACAACAAACCCGGATGAGCTTTACCTTGTGGGTTTTGGACTTGTTTTCCCAGGCAAATAAGGTGATAGCTTGAAAGCTCTTCAGAAGCCACGCGTTTTCAAGGTTCCTTAGGTACTCGGGCAACATGGGACCGAGAAGGGCCTTTTATCTAATTCAGTTTCCCATTCCCCTTCTTTCTCGACGATAACCTTGATAATGATGTCTTATCTCCCTTCCCCAACCCCTCTATCGCAGGCGTGCACGTccaaaaagaagcccttgcACCAAGGAAAAACAAAAATTATATGATGCCATCATCCCTGCCTTCCAGTCCGGGGCGAAGGATTTCCAGGGATCGCAATCACAAGTCTATGTGTATCCGTAATTCTGCCCTGAACTTGGTACCGGTATTCGTGCCCCGTACCGACAGAGTCCGAAAAAAAAAGCCAAGAGAGATCATCGCCGTTCGAATACGTCAATCTGCAAGCGCAGCATCATTGGGGACAGGAACGGCAAAACGTCGCTTTAGGTACCAATTCAACAGTCCACTTCTTGAGACTTTCCTCAACGATTACCTCAGTCAAGTCAACAGGGGCGTTATCGAAACCCCGCGAATGATAGGGAAAATATGGAGCCTGTCCGGGCGGCGGGAGGGGAAGGGAATGGATGCGCCCGTCGCTTTCCTTTCTCTAGGAGCATCCATCCCAAGCAGACATCCTTGTCTCTATCTGCTCTCCCGGCTTCTATCCGCGCATGTCTCTCTACATAAGATGCCAAGGTGTAGGTAGTTATCTAACCGCACTTCAGGTCTAGGCTGTCTCTCTTCCTCGGCTCCCTGTGAGGGAATAAGGGTTGTGAACATGCCATTGACAGCCACGATTGCTTTTTGGACCCGTGCCAGCTTTCTATGACACTGCATGGCAACCATGCGAAAGGGTTTGAGGGGAAATTTGCATGTTTGTGATAAATGTTCCATCTTCTACTTCACCCCAGGACCCTAGCTAGAAGCTATCATGACTAGACAATTCAGTAGCTTTGGATGGGGCATAGGTAGTTAGAGGGTTCCAAGAGATATATCTGCGATTGATTATACTCTTCTGTGTCTCTATTGAAGGTTCTGAATGCTCTTGCGTCCTACGACCAACTTGTCATCTGTGATATCTCAGTTATGCTACATGGATTTTTTAAAGATGATAAGATCTACCAAGACTATAAACGACTTTAGTTTCAACGCATCTTGCATTCACCACAAATGGGGTTCTTCCTTTACCCAACCCATAATCTTCCCTATGAGCATATTGATTTCCCCTTCAATTGTGTGTACATATCTCTACCCAAATagtacgaggctaaagtgAGAAGAATTGGGGTTAGAAGGCCAAATCCACCTAGGGTTCATACCTATCGTCGTCTATTCTATCCCATCACCTGTGCGTTGTCCCTCTCTTCACTTTGACAATACATCACCTCTCAACACACGCTATCACCTCTCCAACTATCGCTTCTAACCAGAATTCGTTTGCATCGATAGCCTGACACTTGACGCGCGTACACTCTGCCCACTTATTAAGCGGCTCTTCGGATACCAAGGGTCGAGTTTCTCTAGAACGATGCTTACACGGGAACGACGGACATCGGCTTACGAGAGAAGTCATGGCGTCGGGAGGCTAAGCCCTTTCCTCCCTCCTTAAGACTCATTAATGGCACTGACGACAGCCATGCTACTAATACGCATTCGCGGTTCACGATACTGTCCTCGTCCTCCACTCCCCTTCTCCACCCTAACCATCCAGATCACGCAGCTTGGAACCGAGCGTCACATCAGCAGAATAGGAAACAACTCCAAAGGATAAGAGTATGGTTTGTGTGGTCATCAATCCCGTAAAGCCTCTATTTTTTGTCACAATAAAAACTTTTGACTACCTTGACCCGCAGGGCCGCAACGCCTGTCCCTCTAGCAGCAAGCAGCCCGAGCCATCGTACCCGGATCCCGTAGGATATCCGGGGGTAAACCAAGAAAAGAAACACGGAAAAACACACGCGGCATTATAGGTATAAGCGTGGAGAATTTTGCAAAGCGTCGTCCTGAGATGTTGGGatttggtggtggtggtgatgtaCGTGGAAATCGCGCAGGTAACGGTGATTTGGGCCCCGGATGGTGCCATCTCAGTTCGCGGCGGCGGATTGAGGAGTCGAGACTTCGGATtctccaccaccaccaccgtcaCCGCCTCCTCCGCTCGTGGCCGCAGCAACGGCTGGATTGGCAACCACTTCGGCAATCCTAGGCTTTTTTGCTGCGCGGCCAGAGTCAGAAAGGTCCAGGGCATCTCTGGCCTCCTTCAGCTCCAGCTCCATCTCGTCAAGACGTCGCTTGAGGTTGTTTTCTCTGCGATGGCTCTCGTCCAATTGCTTCTTGCTGCTCTCAAGCTGAGCCCGCAGCTGAGCTTCTGCTTTGCCGCTGATTTCCTGCCCTCTTCTTGCGCTCGCTTCATCTTGCTCCATTTGGCTGAGTCGACCACGGAAAAGTTCGTTGATCAGCTCTAGCTCGCTAACCCGGGTTTTGAGGGCAGAATTTGCGGCAATGAGCTGCTCATGTGTTTGCGGGACATCGAGGTGTCGGTCGCCATTCAGGGGGGAGCCCGAGCGGTTGTCCGACCCAGAGACGTTGAAGCCCTGCAGTCCAGCCTGAAGTTGCGCATCGTCCATGCCCTGGAAGACCGGGAGGCTAGGGTTGTATAGAGAAGGGGTTGCGGTACGAGAAACGGGAGAGTCAGAGCCGTCCGGATTGCCGTTTGACTTTTGCGACTGTCTGCGCTGGTTCTGCCCATGGATGTCGAGGCCGTTCGGATCGTTTGCGCCAAACTGGTGGGcttgttgttgctgctgctgttgctagTCGCATTATTAGCCACAGTTGGGAAATGTCAACGGATCATGTACCTTTTTCTTAGATGCAAGATCAGGGCGCATCGTCTTCACGCGGTTTCGGCTCTTGATCACGTCGGTCTTGAGCGAGATCGGACGCGGACGACCCTAATACCGTATTAGCTCGTCTTTCTATGAAAAGGATGCGATACACTCACATGCAACTTGAGGAACAGTCCGCATGCATTGCAGAGGACTGATCCATACTCATCGCGCCGCCACAAGGGCGTGGTTGAGGTCTGGCAGTTTTGGCATGTTGGCTGCGTAGATTCGTTAGCTTGGGTGGCCATCATGATGCGCAACGCCAGCGAAATGGTCGCAAAAGATTCCGTCAAGGAGTTCCAAGTGCGTGCTCCAAAAGAAATGCGAAAAAATATGACCGTTTGCTTGTTTGTGGTGCTTGACGGGGTGAAGCGCGCGATGAGAGTTGGGACTCTGGTCTTGGTGTTGACGACTATCGCTGCATGGGAACAAGAAAACTTATCTGTGGAGCAAAGATAAGACAGGGAAGGAACGACCGCGCCCAGTTGCAGCCCCACACCTGCCTTGCAGGGTTCATTGGTTCTTAGATAACAGCAATACCTGAACGGTAATTGCGATAACACTAACGCAGGAGATGGGGGAGTTTTTTTTGGGGTTCGGGATTGGACTCGATGATAAGATACCCGCGATGGTCTCCGTACAAGGTGggataaggtaaggtaaataCAGACATACCGTGGTGGATCCTCCGCCAGAAGCGTAAGTCGGCGTCGGCACGGGAGCTGGCGCGGGCGCGGGCGCCTGAGTCGGTGTGGAGGCGGCAACGGGAGCGGGCGCGGGAATCGCTTCTCTGTGGATCAAAGTCAGCACATGAAGCTCTCGTCACTTTTGTGTTCACATCTTCTTCCATCCCATCTCGACTGTTTCTTCCACCCCTGAAACCAGACTGTGGACTAGCCAATGATATAGCAGCAGAGGGAGATCTGTCGATGGAGCGCAATGGCTGCATCGCCTTCTTTGTCGCCGAAATGGCTTCAAGGTTATACGGCGAGCGCGGGAGTAGCGCAAGTGAATCGTGGCCATCAAGCTGATCGTCCGTCATGTCCCTCTGCGAATTCTTCGTCTCTTCTCCTGACACCAAGCATACTCACGTACCGCATCTGAGGCGAGCTCGTCGCAGAGTTGTTGGCCTGGGCAAGCGCCGAGATGCCTGGCAACTGAGGAACCGTGGAGGCCGCGGCTATAACTGCGGCTGCGGAAGCGGATTCCGAAGTCGACGTGGAACTGGGCCGCGAGATTGTCTCGAGGTTCGTTTGTGGCAACGCAAGGGTAGCCAGAGCCGTGGCTTCCTCCATGACGTCTCGAAAGGAGGGAAGATCGTGATCGTGCTCGTGCTCTGTAATGTTGTCCAATGCCGGAGCAGGCGCAGAAGGCTCTCGAACGGCAGCCAGGATGGCGGTTGCAGCGAAATCGTCGCGGACGGGAGGACTATGTCGAAGGAGGGAGGACTATGTCGAAGGAGGGAGGCTATCGAATGCCGCTTCGCGATCGCAAGGCGCGCGTGTCGTGCAGTCGCAAGTTTTTCGCAAGAGAGACCCACGTACAGAGCTCAAAAAAGTGGCTTGCGAGGAGGATTCAGGTCGAGGCGCGAAGTCGAGGTTGCGAAACGTGTATGTTTGTGTGTAGTCAGGCCTTGGGTGGTAGATGGCAGGTGCAAATACGCAGGAGTGCGAAAAAAAAATTGTTCAGCGGGAAGACGCGCTGGAGGCGACTCAGAAAGGAGCAAATGGTTGAGTTGGAGGGGGGAGACAGGTACGTTCCCTAGGACAGAATTGCGGGGAGGAAACTAAGGTTACAAGGTAAAGCTACAGCCAGGTCTCAGACATTACGAAGGCACGTTGGACACAAAAGCTGGTTGACTTTTGGAATAGGGGAGAATAGATGGAATGGCGAACGGATTGATTTCATCCCGCATCCCCTTAATCGATCAGGATGGAGGGCCAATTTACTGGGGATGGACGGGACGCGATAGCTGTCAACTGAGCCTATCGGCGATACTGATTACCCAACTGGTCGTCCCACTGGACCGTATTACGGAAGCCACGATGTGATTGGATCGGCTACCCCATTCAGCCTTACAGCACGCGCTGCGCTGGTGTGTCAGGATCTTGAAGTTTTCTCTCACTGATCATCAGAAAGAGGAGGTAAGACTTGGGGTGGTCGCAACGGCCCCAGTACCCGCACGCATAAGCGCTGAAAGAAGGTTCGCTGTTATCTGATATGAAGATCTCACGGCGACGCCGACtcgtaaggtaccttagggTGGTACGGATACGCTTTGCAGATTCCCGATTCGGAGCGCCGGTGAGAAAACCTCGAAAACTTGGACACATACGTGCAATCGATCACTCTGCTCGGATAAATCTGTCATTCAGAGTGACATGCCAAAACAGTCCTCACCAGAATCCTAACGCTATCCAGTTGTGGCTCTCACGCAGATCTAAGGATTCGCAATTAAACAGCAACTTTGAAAGCAGTAACCCTTGACTGATTAGAAACGTCGTTCCAATGCGCATTCCCGGAATACACCAAACTCGCATTTGCATTCAAATCGCATGATTTGTCAAGGTTAAAACCACTAGATTGATACCGTTACTGGTCTCCCACAATGTGAACTGGGCCGACTTCACCTTGAAGATGCCGGATGGGCCCATAAAAACCGGTGTACCCCACGTGCCGTCTCCAGCGTTATCGATAAGAAAAAGTTCGCCGCAGCCACCAGTAAGTAACTACGAAACTTTTCTCGTATACAATTCGGCGTCAATTCCATTGTCTTGCAAACACGCGACAACCGATAAGATGCCCTCCACATACAAGAAGGACAAGCCGTGGGACACGGACGACATTGACAAATGGAAAATCGACGCCTTCACACCCGCCGACAACGCCGGCGGCACATTTGCTGAGGAATCCTCCTTCCAGATCGTTTTCCCCAAGTACCGCGAAGTGTACCTCAAGGAGGCATGGCCTCTCGTTACAAAGGCTCTCGAGAAGACGGGCATCGCTTGCTCGCTCGACTTGATTGAGGGTTCAATGACCGTCAAGACGACAAGGTCCGTATTCCAGTCTGCAATAATCTTCTTCAATGCTCGGCCCACTCCACCACAGTAACTAACATGCTGTTCTCTGCCTCCAGAAAAACATTTGACCCCGCCGCCATTCTGAACGCCCGCGACCTCATCAAGCTCCTGGCCCGAAGCGTCCCCGCGCCGCAGGCTCTCAAGATCCTCGACGACGGCGTCGCATGCGACATCATCAAGATCCGCAACCTGGTCCGCAACAAGGAGCGCTACGTCAAGCGCCGCCAGCGCATCCTCGGCCCCAACGGCTCGACCCTCAAGGCCCTCGAGCTGCTCACCCAGACCTACATCCTCGTGCAGGGCAGCACCGTCTCCGTCATGGGCCCTTACAAGGGCCTCAAGGAGGTGCGCCGCGTCGTCCAGGACTGCATGGAGAACATCCACCCCATCTACCACGTCAAGGAGCTCATGATCAAACGCGAGCTCGCAAAGGACCCGGAGCTCGCCGAGGAGAGCTGGGACCGCTTCCTGCCTAATTTCAAAAAGAAGTCGCTCAGCCGCCGCCGCGTGCCGCACAACGTCACGGACAAGACCAAAAAGGTCTACACGCCCTTCCCGCCCGCGCCCGAGAAGAGCAAGGTCGACAAGCAGATCGAGACGGGCGAGTACTTCTTGGGCAAGGAGGCCAAGAACAAGGCCGCGCAGGCCGAGCGCTTGGAGCAGCAGaagcagaagaaggaggagaagtTGCGCGAGAGGGAAAAGGACTTTATACCCCCCGAAGAGCTCGGCcacaagaggaagaagagaaagaagaGCGAGGACGACG of Colletotrichum lupini chromosome 8, complete sequence contains these proteins:
- a CDS encoding GATA zinc finger; its protein translation is MSETWLPPVRDDFAATAILAAVREPSAPAPALDNITEHEHDHDLPSFRDVMEEATALATLALPQTNLETISRPSSTSTSESASAAAVIAAASTVPQLPGISALAQANNSATSSPQMRYRSDSRARSRCRLHTDSGARARASSRADADLRFWRRIHHAIVVNTKTRVPTLIARFTPSSTTNKQTVIFFRISFGARTWNSLTESFATISLALRIMMATQANESTQPTCQNCQTSTTPLWRRDEYGSVLCNACGLFLKLHGRPRPISLKTDVIKSRNRVKTMRPDLASKKKQQQQQQQAHQFGANDPNGLDIHGQNQRRQSQKSNGNPDGSDSPVSRTATPSLYNPSLPVFQGMDDAQLQAGLQGFNVSGSDNRSGSPLNGDRHLDVPQTHEQLIAANSALKTRVSELELINELFRGRLSQMEQDEASARRGQEISGKAEAQLRAQLESSKKQLDESHRRENNLKRRLDEMELELKEARDALDLSDSGRAAKKPRIAEVVANPAVAAATSGGGGDGGGGGESEVSTPQSAAAN
- a CDS encoding ribosomal RNA assembly protein KRR1; translated protein: MPSTYKKDKPWDTDDIDKWKIDAFTPADNAGGTFAEESSFQIVFPKYREVYLKEAWPLVTKALEKTGIACSLDLIEGSMTVKTTRKTFDPAAILNARDLIKLLARSVPAPQALKILDDGVACDIIKIRNLVRNKERYVKRRQRILGPNGSTLKALELLTQTYILVQGSTVSVMGPYKGLKEVRRVVQDCMENIHPIYHVKELMIKRELAKDPELAEESWDRFLPNFKKKSLSRRRVPHNVTDKTKKVYTPFPPAPEKSKVDKQIETGEYFLGKEAKNKAAQAERLEQQKQKKEEKLREREKDFIPPEELGHKRKKRKKSEDDEKGVATYVGEVLAHSRYPSIQEFKSLLTCRRSPQTSPPEGL